CATCCCACCGGAGTTGGGCACGCGCGCGCGGTTCCTCCTCCTTACGGATGAGATCGCGCGCATCGACCCCGAGAGGCGCGCGCCGCCTTGCTTTGCGCCCCTCTCGCAACCACAACCCCCTTCCTGGACGTCTTCCGAGCGTGTTCTGGATGGTGGCCCTGCCCTCACGCGACGGGCGGCAGTACGTGTACCGGGTGTACGCACCCCGGGACGCGCTGCCGGCCGATCTGTTCTGGGCGGCCTTCCACTGCCACGAGGAGGACGGGGCACCACGGGCCTCCGACAGCTTCGACGCGGCCGAGATCTGGTGGATCGGCGGCGGCGCGGGACCGGCGACAGCAGAACTGACGGTTCATCAGTATTGAATGTTCACGGCCGCCCCGCTACGTTCCGCGACACCGGAACCCAGTTGGCACGCGTGAAGGGGTGGTCTCATGGCCGAAGTCAGCGCGGAGGCACGGATCGAGGCGCCGGCCGGAAAGGTCTGGGCGCGGCTCACGGACTTCTCCTCGTACGGCGAGTGGAACGCCACCCACACCAGCTTCCCGAACGGCGGCCCGGCCGCCCTGGAGGCGGGTGCCACCTTCACGGAGAACATGAAGCTGATGGGCTTCCCCGCCGAGGTGCTGTGGGCGGTGGAGGAGCTGGAGGCCGAGCGGGCGTTCGCCATCAGGGGCAAGGGCCCGATGGGGGTCGTCGTCGGAACGCGCTACTCCCTGACGGCGGAGGGGGACGCGACGACGGTGCGGATCGACGGGGAGTTCACCGGTGCGGCGGTCTCCCTGATGGCGGGCAAGCTCAAGGACTCGGCGACGGCGGCACTGACCGAGTCCCTGCGCAAGCTCTCGGGCCTGGTGGCCTGACCCGTACCGCCGGAAAGACGGAAGGGCCCCGCGACGACGGTCGCGGGGCCCTTCCGGTGGATCTCAGTGCTCGTCGGCGAGGATCAGATACAGCTTCTTGCGGGCCTCGTTGATCACGGCGACCGCCTTCTGCCGCTGCTCGGGGGTGCCGGTCTTCCAGACCTGCCCGAACGCCTCCATCAGACCGAAGCCGGCCTGCCGGATCTCGTTCACGGCGTCCCAGTCGACCCCGCGCCCGGCTTCCTCCCACGGCGCCTCGGGGCCCTCGTCGGCCTCGGCGCGCCCGGTATCGGTGAGCGTGAACAGCTTCTTGCCACCCTCGGTCGCGCTGGTGATCAGCCCCTCGTCCTCCAGCAGCTGGAGGGTCGGGTAGACCGAGCCGGGGCTGGGCTTCCAGGCCCCTTCACTGCGCTCGCCGATCTCGCGGATCATCTCGTAGCCGTGCATCGGGCGGTCCTTCAGGAGCGCCAGGATCGAGGCGCGCACGTCACCGCGCCGCGCCCGCCCCCGGCCGCCGCCGCCGCGCCCGGGCCGGTCGAAGGGCCCGCCGAACGGCCCACCGCGGAACCCGGGCCCGAACGGCCCGAACGCCGCACGCCGCCCTTCGAAGTCCCCCCGAGGACCGGGGCCGCAGCCTCCACGACCGTGGCCGTGTCCGTTTCCGTACTCGTGTCCATGTGAACGCATCGCAACGCTCCTTCCATCGAGAATCATCGTCGAACTGTCGCGATGGCTCAACGATATATCGGAACTGTTCACCGAACAAGACCCGACCGATCGGTCACGCACGAAGGCGCTAGAGCCGCGGAAGAACGTCCCTCACGAACACGAGCCCGTCGCAGGCCCCGAGATGGGCCGGGTCGAACGAGGCGTAGCCGAACCAGGGGGACACGCGGGGCGCGGGCCGCGCATCGCCCAGGACGGCGGCAAGACGACGCACGTCGACGAGGCGGCTGTCCTCCGGGAGGGCGTACAGGAGCCCCTCGACGGTGTCCGGCGGCGGCGCGTCCACGCCCTGGTGCCGGATCGTGCCCAGGGCCATCGCCACGAAGGCGTACTCCTCGCCGAGCTGTGCGCTGACCAGCGCACCGGCGCTCCACCACTCCAGCGGCCGCCCGCCCATCCGCATCGAGCTCTTCTCCCGCTGGAGGTGGGCGTTCTGGGCGTAGGCGAAGGTCGGGCCGCGGTCGGCGAGCGCGAGCAGGTTGAGGGACATCATCCGGTCCCGTACGGCCACCAGCCGGGCGAGGCGGGCCGGCGAGGTGTCGGCCATCCAGTGGTGGTAGCGCAGCAGACCGAGCGCGGTGCGGCCGTGCAGGCGCGCCCGGTCCAGCTCCTCCGGCGGGCTCACCGCGCTCAGGTGCGGCCGCTGTTCGTCGAGGAGCGCCGCCAGGTCGTCGGCGAGCAGCCGCAGCCGGCCGGCCTCGGCGGACCGCCCCGCGGACCGGGCCGGGTCCATCATCGCGGCGGGCTCGGTCCACCGGCCGTCGCCGCCGAGCAGCTCGTCGAGCGTGTCCGGGGTACAGGGAAGCAGGTCCGCGTCCACGTGGGCGGCGAGGTATCCGTGGAGTGCGGTGAGGGCCTGCCGGGGGCTCTCGGCGCCGGTGATCTCCAGCGGGCCGTCGAATCCGGCGAAGCGAAGGTGCTCGGAGGCGGGCCGGCCCTCGTTGTGCGAGCGCATCCAGCGCACGAGTTCGCGGTTGGCCGCGGAGGCGCCCCAGCCATGGCTGAATCCGTGCTTCATGGCCTCGTCGAGAGTCCCGGTCCCGGTGGTGACGTACGCGTCCACGACCAGGCCCCTCAGGCAGTCGGTCTCGACCGCGATCGTCCGGTAGCCCGCCTGCTCGACGAGCTGCCGGAAGAGCTCGTTGCGCAGTTCGAGCAGGGTGTCCTCGCCGTGGGTGGGCTCGCCGAGGGCGAGCAGTCGGGGCCGGGACGGAAGCAGCCCCAGGACGGAGGCAGCGTCGACGGGATGGGTGGTGTCCTTGATGTCAGTCGCCATGCCTTCCACGCTATCGTTGAACATTCGGTGGAGACTTTTTCGCGAGCGACCCGCGATACTGTCGCTCTCATGGGGAAAAACCTTCAAAGCGAGGTGCGGCTCAGGCCGGTGGATCTGGCGCGCGAGCACGGTCTCTCGACGCAGGCGGTCAGGAACTACGAGGAGGCCGGCATCCTCCCGGCCGCCGCTCGCACGCCCCACGGCTACCGCACGTACACCCCGCTGCACGCCGGGGCCCTGCGCGCGTTCCTGGCCCTGCTGCCCGGCCATGGACACCCGACGGCGACGGCGATCATGCGGGCCGTGAACGACGGGACGGTCGACGAGGCGTTCCGACTGATCGACGAGAGCCACGCCCAGCTCCTCGACGACCGACGGACCCTCCGCGCCGTGGAGGACGCCCTCCGTGACCTGGACCGGGAGCCCACGACGCCGCCCGAGCGCGGCGGCACCTTCGTCGGCCCGCTGGCGAGGAGGCTCGGCATCCGCCCCGCGACCCTGCGCAAGTGGGAGGAGGCGGGCCTGGTCCACCCGCACCGAGACCCGAGGACCGGGTACCGCGTGTACGACGGAGCCGCCGTGCGGGACGCCCGGCTGGCCCACCAACTCAGGCGCGGCGGCTACCCGCTGGAGCGGATCGCACCACTGCTCGCCCATGTACGGACGGCGGGCGGCCTGGCACCCCTGGAGGCCACACTGACCGACTGGCAGGGCCGCCTGTCGGCCCGCGGCCGCGCGCTGCTGACGGGGGCCGCGGAGCTGGAGACGTACCTCCGCGAACGCGACGGAGACCGCCCCGCCTGACAGGATCAGCGCCATGCCGACACAAGACCTCGTACGCGAAGCCCGCGAGCTCTGGGAGGAACTGGCCGGGGCAGCACGGTCGTTCACACCCGGGGGCACTGTCAGCGTGATCGTTTCGCCCGAATCACGCCTGTGCCCGTCCGGATGGGTCGGCGTCGTCGCCCTCGCCGGATCGGCGATCGTGACCGTGCCGAGCGAGAAGACCGCCGCGACCGTGCGCACCGCCTTCTCGGGCCTTCCGGTGGAGGCGCTTGTGGACGCCGCCTCCGTCCGTGACGTCCTGCCCGTGGCCAGGACGCTCGGACCCGCGACCCTGGCGTACGCATCCCCGGAGGGCTTCCGCCCGGTCACCGGTCCCTCGCCGGTGGAACGGCTGCCCGCCGGCCATCCGGCCCTGCGCGCCCTCGAAGCGGCCGCCGGGCAGGAGGACTCCGCGGAGGCCTCCCTGGACGAGATCACCTCCCCCGCGTTCGTGGTCCGTGAGGGCGGCCGGGTCGTGGCCGCCGCCGGATACGAGGGCTGGCCGCGCCGGACCGCCCACATCAGCGTGCTGACGGCACCGCAGGCCCGGGGCCGCGGGCTCGCGCGGACGGCGGCCTCGGCCGCGGTCGCGCACGCCCTCGCCGCCGGACTCCTGCCGCAGTGGCGCGCGCGTCCCCCGGCCTCCCGGCGGGTCGCCGCAGCCCTGGGCTTCGAGGAGCTGGGCGCCCAACTCTCCCTGGAGCTCGCCTGAAAGAGCCGGCGCCACGAGCGTCTGCGACACTCCTGCGGTGATCACCAAGGACACCGCCCCGCTCTTCACCCAGTTCACCTCCCCCGAGGCGCTGCCCGCCGGGCTGGCGCCGGCCCTCGCCGACTGCTGGACCGAGGTGAGCGACGCGGGCGGAGCGGCCGGGTTCCCCTTCCCGCCGGTCGACCCGGCGGAGGTCGCCGCCGCGGTCGACCGCATCGTCACCGGACTCGACCCGGCCAGCAGCCGTCTCGTGGTCGCCACGGTCGACAGCGCCCTCGCGGGCTGGCTGTGCCTCCGCCGCGACCTCTTCCGCCTGGTCGCGCACTGGGGCACCCTGCACCACGTCCAGACCCGCCTCGCGGTACGAGGCCGGGGCATCGGCGCGGGCCTGGTCCGGCACGCCCGCACGATCGCCCGCGACGAGATGGGCCTGGAGCAGTTGCGCCTCGCGGCCCGCGGCGGCATCGGCCTGGAGGACTTCTACGGCCGGCTCGGCTGGCGGGAGATCGGCCGCTGGCCCGCAGCCCTCCGCCTGGCCGCCGACGACGACCGCGACGAGATCCTCATGGTCCTGACACCCCTGTGACCCCGGCGCCACGACGCGCCCGCACGGCACGCACGACCCGGGTGATCCCGTATCCGAGCACCCACGGCAGCACCGTGATCCCGAGGACGTACACGAGGAGGTAGCCGACGAGGTCCTCGGTCCGCGTCGGCTGGTCCCAGGGCAGGACCAGGGCGGTCGCGGACACCCCCACCGGCAGCAGCGGCAGCAGCACCGTCCACAGCCACGGCCACGGACCGTGCCTCCGGGCGCACCACACACCCGTCGCGGCCATGAGGAACGGCCCGAACGGCACCCACAGCAGCACCGGGTAGAACAGCAGCGCCCACCACTCGTCCCCGTACCCGAACATCATCGAAGCCCCCCGGCGCACTCGCCCCCGCACGACCCGCCAGGCCGACGCGGACAGGGACGGGTCCAGTTCTCCGCGATTGGCCTTGGCCCGCGGTTTTCCTCCCCCGGTACGGTCGGTCGCATGCGCATCCGAATCGTCGACGCCTTCACCGACCGGCCTTTCTCCGGCAACCCGGCCGGGGTCCTGCTCCTCGACTCCTTCCCCGAAGACGCCTGGCTCCAGAAGGTCGCCGCGGAGGTCAACCTCTCCGAGACGGCCTTCGCCCACCCGCTGCCCGCCGGTGGCGAGGCGGACTGGGCCCTGCGCTGGTTCACCCCGACCACCGAGGTCGACATGTGCGGCCACGCGACCCTGGCCACGGCCCACGTCCTGCACAGCACCGGCACCGCGAGCGGCACCGTCCGCTTCGCGGCCCGCTGCGGCCTCCTGATCACCACCGCCGAGGCCGACGGCACGATCACGATGGACTTCCCGACCTCCTCCCTCACCCCGGTCCCCGTCCCCGAGGGTCTGGAGAAGGCGCTCGGCGCGGAGATCGTCGCCGTCCACGACACGGCCGCCCACATCGGCGACCTCGTCGTCGAGCTGCGCGACGAGGCCGCGGTCCGCTCCCTCGCCCCGGACTTCGCCGCCCTGAAGGTCCTCTCCACGCGCGGCATCATCGCGACCGCCGCCGCCGAACACCCCGACAGTGGCTACGAGTTCGTCTCGCGCGGCTTCTTCCCCGCCGTCGGCATCGACGAGGACCCGGTGACGGGCAGCGCCCACACCGCGCTCGCCCCGTACTGGTCGGCCCGGTTCGGCCGCGAGGAGCTCACCGGCTTCCAGGGCGGCGCCCGTACGGGCCACGTCCGCACCCGCCTGCGGGGCGACCGCACCCTCCTGAACGGCCACGCCGTCACGGTCATCGAGGGCGACCTGCGCGTCTGACGCACGAAGAGAGCGACGTACGGAGACGTACGGGAAGGGGTGCGCGGCCCACCGGGCCGCGCACCCCGTCTCCCACGTCCCGCGTCCGTCACACGGTCGGCAGCCAGTCCACCTTCCCGGCCAGCAGCCCGTACCCGACGAAGGCCACGATGTCGAGCAGCGCGTGCGCCGCGACCAGCGGCCCGACCCGCCCCCAGCGGCGGTAGAGCAGCACGAAGACGACGCCCATCACCATGTTGCCGAGGAAGCCGCCGATCCCCTGGTAGAGGTGGTACGAGCCGCGCAGCACCGAGCTCGCCACCAGCGCGGCCATCGGCGACCACCCCAACTGGCCGAGGCGCCGCAGCAGATAGCCGACGACGATGACCTCCTCCAGGACGGCGTTCTGGATCGCCGAGAGGATGAGCACCGGGTACTTCCACCACACGTCGGGCAGCGCCTCGGGCACCACCGTCAGGTTGAACCCGGACGCCCTCGCCGCGAGGTAGAAGGCGAGGCCCGCGCTCCCGATCCCGGCCGCGACCAGCGCCCCGCGCCCGAGGTCGGACCACGGCCGGCTCCGGTCGAAGCCGATGGCCCGCAGCCCCCGCACACCCGGCCCTTCCCTCATCAGCAGGTGGGCGACGAGGACGACCGGCACGAGTGCGGTGGCGATGCCGAAGAGCTGCCAGGTCAGGTCGAGCCAGGGCCGCCCGGGAGCGTACGAGCCGTTGAGCGTCGCCGCCTGCTCCTTCAGCGCCCCCGGCTTGGTGAGCGAGCCGATGAAGCTGATGAGCGCCGACACCCCGCTCGCCCCGAGCGAGAGCGCGAGCACGATGAGCGTCTCGGAGCGCAGCACGCCGCGCGGCAGGCCGTCGGGGGGCAGGGAACCGTCCCTCAGTCGTTGCTCCGACACCACACCTGTCTCCGTCCCCGTCGCGGGCCCATGCCGTTCCGGCGGCCCCGGCCGACCGGGACCACCTGGACATGATCGCCCATGGAGGCGGACGGGGAGGAGGTCAGCCGATCCCCACCGGCCAGGTGTGCACCGGCTCGCCCGCGAGCATGAGCGTCCGGTACCGCCGGGTCGTCGCCGCGAGGGCCGCTTCCCGGTCGAGGCCCGAGTCCAGGGCCCGGTGGAAGGTGTCGGCCTGCCAGGAGGCGCCGTTCACCTTCCGCAGACAGCGCTGCTCGATCACCCCGAGGTAGAAGTCCCGGTCGGCGGGCTCGATGTGCCAGGCGTCGAGCCCGGCGGCGGCGAGCGGCAGCAGTTCGTCGAGGACGAGGCGTACGGCCGGCAGGGTCGCGATGCCGCCGGCCCGCCCCGAGCGGGGCCAGCGCAGCTCCGCCTCGATGCCGTGGCGGCAGGCGGTGTCGAAGTTGGCCTCGGCGTCCTGGAAGGTCATCCGCTTCCACACCGGCCGGGGGTCGTCGGCGAGCGAGCGGACGAGGCCGTAGTAGAAGGCCGCGTTCGCGATGACGTCGGTCACGGTCGGCCCCGCCGGCAGCACCCGGTTCTCGACCCGCAGGTGCGGGACCCCGTCGACCCAGCCGTACACCGGCCTGTTCCAGCGGTAGACGGTGCCGTTGTGCAGGACCAGCTCCTGGAGGCGCGGGACCTCGCCCCGGTCGAGGACGAGCAGCGGGTCCTCCTCGTCGCAGAGCGGCAGCAGGGCGGGGAAGTAGCGGACGTTCTCCTCGAAGAGGTCGTACACCGAGTCCACCCACCGCTCCCCGAACCAGGTGCGCGGCCGTACGCCCTGGGACTGCAGCTCGGGCGGCCGGGTGTCGGTGGCCTGCATGAAGAGCGGCGGCCGGGACTCGCGCCACAGCTCGCGGCCGAAGACGAAGGGCGCGTTGGCGCCGAGCGCGATCTGGACGCCGGACACGGCCTGCGCGGCGTTCCACACGGCGGCGAACCGGGCCGGTGTCACCTGGAGGTGCAGCTGCACCGAGGTGCAGGCCGCCTCGGGCACGATCGACTCGGAGGTGCACAGGAGGCGTTCGACGCCGTGGATGTCGAGGGTGAAGTCCTCGCCGCGGGCGGCGAGTATCTGGTCGTTGAGAAGCGTGTAGCGGTCGTTGTCCGAGAGGTTCTCGGGGACCAGGTCGCGCTGGGCGAGCGTGGGGAGTATGCCGATCATGACGACGCCCGCGTCGAGTTCCGCGGCCTTGCGGTCGGCATATCCGATGCCGGTTCCGATCTCTTCCGCGAGACGGTCGAATACGCGCCCGTGGAGCTGGTGGGGCGCGATGTTCACTTCGAGGTTGAACATTCCGAGTTCCGTCTGGAAATCGGCACTGGCGATCTTTTCGAGAACCGGCCCGTTCAGCATCCTGGGCAGCCCGTCGGTGCCGGCGAGATTGAGTTCGATCTCCACGCCCATGAGATTGCGGGGCCGGTCGAACCGCTTCTCCGCCAACAGCCTCGCGAGCCCCGCGAGACACTGCTGGAGTTTTCTGCGGTACTGCTGCCGGTCGGACGGGCCGAACCCGTCGGCCACGACCTTCTGCCCCATCGAAGCGTCCCTCCCCGAGTGGGCGGCCGCCGGGACGGCCGCGCGTCACGGACGATGATGCCCACCCCGCTGATCCACAACGCCTGCGGAACCGGCCTGTCGGAGGATAGGCTGGACGGAGCGCTCCACCGGCACATCCCGAAGGCATGGAACACGCGACATATACCAATGTCATATTGTCCTTGGATCCCGGGTCGGAATTCAGCCGTCCGCCTTCGCGGGGAATGCGCAGGTGAGAGCGGTATCGTCCTCGTGATTCCGCTTCAACTCCCCGCGATTAAGGCCTGATGACGCCTTGTCAGGAATATCCGCGAGGTCTAGCGGAAACACTGTGTGAACACGTGTCGTATAAACTCCGCGGACGAGGCAGAGTGTTGGCGCCCGGCCATGGCCTCATGGCCCCTCTCTGGCCCCGCCGCCGACAGCGCCGTCGTACCTGCCCACGCATCACCGTGTCTCCTGAGTGAGAGGCGACCCACCATGCTCCGACCCTCCCCGGCCCCTGCGCCGGCTCTCCGCAGTGTCCTCGCGGCTCTCGGCTCACCGACCGCCGTCAGCGCGCCGCGAACTCCCGCACTGCGGGCCGCACAGGGACCGCTGAGCCCCGAACACCCGCTGCCCGTGCACGTCCTCGGCGTCACCGGAGCACCGGGGCTCGCACCCCGCACCCGGCTCGCCGGCTGGCGCTTCCTGATCCGGAGCGGGGACCGGGCGATCGCCGCCGCGGACACCATGCTCACCCCCGACGGCTGGGCCTTCTCGCACTTCTTCGAAGGTCCGTACGTCTCCGCCACGGAACGGGCCCTGCTCCAGGCCGAGGCCCTGCCGGTCACCTACCGGCCACGGCTGCTGTCCGTACCGGAGCTCTACATGCTGACGCTCTGGCTGCAGGCCGGACCGGAGGCGGACGGCACCACCGTCGCCCCGGCCGCGGCCGATCTGATGGTGCCGCTGGCCCCCGCACCCCCGGGGATCGCGGCCCACCGCCCGTACCAGGTCGCCGATCTCCTGCCCGTGCTCAGTACGCGACTCGCGCCGCCGCCCCTCCTGGGCTCGCCGGCGCCCGCCTGATCGAACCCACGCGTCGCCGCCCCGTGACCCGCCCGGGTCATGGGGCGCACTCCTGTCCGAGCCGTGCGCCCGAACGCGCCTCCCGAACGCCCCTCCCGTACGGACTAGCCCGCTGGGACCACTCCGAACCACCCGAAGAGACGGTGCAGTTGACCTGAACCGCCCCTGCGGGTGATGCGTCTTCCCAGGAGAGGACGAGCTGCCGCGAAATACCTGCGGAAGACCGTCCGTGGGGCAAGACTGGGGACCGGAACCGAACCGACCGACGGGGGCGGCCATGAGCGCACAGAGCCGCAGGACATCCACCACGACGCAGCGAAAGAACCCACCCATGTGCCAGCATCAGCCTGCCTGTCCCACCGCCGACTCCGCCGACCGGGAGGCGGCCCGACTGATGGCACACCACCCGGAGCAGGGCTGGAGCCTGCTGTGCAACGGTGTCCTGCTCTTCGAGGACACCGGTGAACTGCTGCCGGACGGGCAGATCATCGCCCCGCACCGGCCGCTGACGGCGGGACAGGTGACGACCGCCGCCTGAACTCGGGCGGCAGGACACCGTACGAGGGAAACGCCGAGGGCCGGCCCGGAGGAGATCCTCCGAACCGGCCCTCGACGCGTGCTCAGTTGTCGTACTCGTCCAGCGGCGGGCAGGAGCAGACCAGGTTCCGGTCGCCGAAGGCACCGTCGATGCGGCGCACCGGCGGCCAGTACTTGTCGGCGGCCGAGACACCGGCCGGGAAGACCGCCTCGTCGCGGGTGTACGGGTGGTTCCACTCGCCGCCCAGCGCGGCCGCGGTGTGCGGGGCGTTGTGCAGCGGGTTGTCGTCGGCGGGCCACACGCCCGAGGCGACCTTCTCGATCTCGGCGCGGATCGCGATCATCGTGTCGCAGAAGCGGTCGAGCTCGGTCAGGTCCTCGGACTCGGTCGGCTCGATCATCAGCGTGCCGGCCACCGGGAAGGACATCGTCGGCGCGTGGAAGCCGTAGTCGATGAGGCGCTTCGCGATGTCGTCGACGCTGACGCCGGTGGCCTTGGCCAGCGGACGGATGTCCACGATGCACTCGTGCGCGACCAGCCCGTTCGGACCGGTGTAGAGCACCGGGAAGTGCGGCTCCAGGCGCTTGGCGATGTAGTTCGCCGCCAGCACGGCCACCTGGGTGGCGCGCTTGAGGCCCTCGCCGCCCATGAGGCGCACGTACGACCAGGAGATCGGCAGGATGCCGGCGGAGCCCCACGGGGCGGCCGAGATCGGACCGACACCGGTCTCCGGGCCCGCGGTGGGCTGGAGCGGGTGGTTCGGCAGGTACGGGGCGAGGTGGGCGCGGACGCCGACCGGGCCGACGCCGGGGCCGCCGCCGCCGTGCGGGATGCAGAAGGTCTTGTGCAGGTTCAGGTGCGAGACGTCGCCGCCGAAGTGACCCGGCTTGGCCAGACCGACCAGCGCGTTGAGGTTGGCACCGTCGACGTACACCTGGCCGCCGGCCTCGTGGACCTCGGCGCAGATGTCGGCGACGTGCTCCTCGAAGACGCCGTGCGTGGACGGGTAGGTGATCATCAGCACGGACAGCTCGTCGCGGTACTGGGCGATCTTGGCGCGCAGGTCCTCGACGTCGACCTCACCGTCGTCGGCGGTCTTGACGACGACGACCTTCATGCCGGCCATGACCGCGGAGGCGGCGTTGGTGCCGTGCGCGGAGGACGGGATGAGGCAGACCGTGCGCTGCTCGTCGCCGTTGGCGCGGTGGTAGGCGCGGACGGCGAGCAGACCGGCCAGCTCACCCTGCGAACCGGCGTTGGGCTGGATGGACACCTTGTCGTAGCCGGTGACCTCGGCGAGGCGCTCCTCGAGCTCGTCGATGAGCGTGACGTATCCGGCGGCCTGGTCGATCGGCGCGAAGGGGTGGATCTGGCCGAACTCGGGCCAGGTCACCGGCTCCATCTCGGTGGTCGCGTTCAGCTTCATGGTGCAGGAGCCGAGCGGGATCATGCCGCGGTCGAGCGCGTAGTCGCGGTCCGCGAGCTTGCGCAGGTAGCGCAGCATCGAGGTCTCGGAGCGGTGCGCGTGGAAGACCGGGTGGGTCAGGTACGCGTCGGAGCGCAGCAGACCGGCGGGCAGCGTGTCCTCGGTGGCGGCGTCGAGGGCCTCGACGTCGGCCGTGACACCGAAGGCACCCCAGACGGCGGCGAGCTGCTCGCGCCCGGTGGTCTCGTCGCAGGAGATCGACACGAGGTCGGCGTCGACGCGGTAGAGGTTCACC
This is a stretch of genomic DNA from Streptomyces sp. R44. It encodes these proteins:
- a CDS encoding PadR family transcriptional regulator; the encoded protein is MRSHGHEYGNGHGHGRGGCGPGPRGDFEGRRAAFGPFGPGFRGGPFGGPFDRPGRGGGGRGRARRGDVRASILALLKDRPMHGYEMIREIGERSEGAWKPSPGSVYPTLQLLEDEGLITSATEGGKKLFTLTDTGRAEADEGPEAPWEEAGRGVDWDAVNEIRQAGFGLMEAFGQVWKTGTPEQRQKAVAVINEARKKLYLILADEH
- a CDS encoding glutamate--cysteine ligase translates to MGQKVVADGFGPSDRQQYRRKLQQCLAGLARLLAEKRFDRPRNLMGVEIELNLAGTDGLPRMLNGPVLEKIASADFQTELGMFNLEVNIAPHQLHGRVFDRLAEEIGTGIGYADRKAAELDAGVVMIGILPTLAQRDLVPENLSDNDRYTLLNDQILAARGEDFTLDIHGVERLLCTSESIVPEAACTSVQLHLQVTPARFAAVWNAAQAVSGVQIALGANAPFVFGRELWRESRPPLFMQATDTRPPELQSQGVRPRTWFGERWVDSVYDLFEENVRYFPALLPLCDEEDPLLVLDRGEVPRLQELVLHNGTVYRWNRPVYGWVDGVPHLRVENRVLPAGPTVTDVIANAAFYYGLVRSLADDPRPVWKRMTFQDAEANFDTACRHGIEAELRWPRSGRAGGIATLPAVRLVLDELLPLAAAGLDAWHIEPADRDFYLGVIEQRCLRKVNGASWQADTFHRALDSGLDREAALAATTRRYRTLMLAGEPVHTWPVGIG
- a CDS encoding GNAT family N-acetyltransferase → MPTQDLVREARELWEELAGAARSFTPGGTVSVIVSPESRLCPSGWVGVVALAGSAIVTVPSEKTAATVRTAFSGLPVEALVDAASVRDVLPVARTLGPATLAYASPEGFRPVTGPSPVERLPAGHPALRALEAAAGQEDSAEASLDEITSPAFVVREGGRVVAAAGYEGWPRRTAHISVLTAPQARGRGLARTAASAAVAHALAAGLLPQWRARPPASRRVAAALGFEELGAQLSLELA
- a CDS encoding CPBP family intramembrane glutamic endopeptidase codes for the protein MRDGSLPPDGLPRGVLRSETLIVLALSLGASGVSALISFIGSLTKPGALKEQAATLNGSYAPGRPWLDLTWQLFGIATALVPVVLVAHLLMREGPGVRGLRAIGFDRSRPWSDLGRGALVAAGIGSAGLAFYLAARASGFNLTVVPEALPDVWWKYPVLILSAIQNAVLEEVIVVGYLLRRLGQLGWSPMAALVASSVLRGSYHLYQGIGGFLGNMVMGVVFVLLYRRWGRVGPLVAAHALLDIVAFVGYGLLAGKVDWLPTV
- a CDS encoding DUF5999 family protein; translation: MCQHQPACPTADSADREAARLMAHHPEQGWSLLCNGVLLFEDTGELLPDGQIIAPHRPLTAGQVTTAA
- a CDS encoding SRPBCC family protein, with the protein product MAEVSAEARIEAPAGKVWARLTDFSSYGEWNATHTSFPNGGPAALEAGATFTENMKLMGFPAEVLWAVEELEAERAFAIRGKGPMGVVVGTRYSLTAEGDATTVRIDGEFTGAAVSLMAGKLKDSATAALTESLRKLSGLVA
- a CDS encoding erythromycin esterase family protein produces the protein MATDIKDTTHPVDAASVLGLLPSRPRLLALGEPTHGEDTLLELRNELFRQLVEQAGYRTIAVETDCLRGLVVDAYVTTGTGTLDEAMKHGFSHGWGASAANRELVRWMRSHNEGRPASEHLRFAGFDGPLEITGAESPRQALTALHGYLAAHVDADLLPCTPDTLDELLGGDGRWTEPAAMMDPARSAGRSAEAGRLRLLADDLAALLDEQRPHLSAVSPPEELDRARLHGRTALGLLRYHHWMADTSPARLARLVAVRDRMMSLNLLALADRGPTFAYAQNAHLQREKSSMRMGGRPLEWWSAGALVSAQLGEEYAFVAMALGTIRHQGVDAPPPDTVEGLLYALPEDSRLVDVRRLAAVLGDARPAPRVSPWFGYASFDPAHLGACDGLVFVRDVLPRL
- a CDS encoding TioE family transcriptional regulator encodes the protein MGKNLQSEVRLRPVDLAREHGLSTQAVRNYEEAGILPAAARTPHGYRTYTPLHAGALRAFLALLPGHGHPTATAIMRAVNDGTVDEAFRLIDESHAQLLDDRRTLRAVEDALRDLDREPTTPPERGGTFVGPLARRLGIRPATLRKWEEAGLVHPHRDPRTGYRVYDGAAVRDARLAHQLRRGGYPLERIAPLLAHVRTAGGLAPLEATLTDWQGRLSARGRALLTGAAELETYLRERDGDRPA
- a CDS encoding N-acetyltransferase family protein; this encodes MPAGLAPALADCWTEVSDAGGAAGFPFPPVDPAEVAAAVDRIVTGLDPASSRLVVATVDSALAGWLCLRRDLFRLVAHWGTLHHVQTRLAVRGRGIGAGLVRHARTIARDEMGLEQLRLAARGGIGLEDFYGRLGWREIGRWPAALRLAADDDRDEILMVLTPL
- a CDS encoding PhzF family phenazine biosynthesis protein, which encodes MRIRIVDAFTDRPFSGNPAGVLLLDSFPEDAWLQKVAAEVNLSETAFAHPLPAGGEADWALRWFTPTTEVDMCGHATLATAHVLHSTGTASGTVRFAARCGLLITTAEADGTITMDFPTSSLTPVPVPEGLEKALGAEIVAVHDTAAHIGDLVVELRDEAAVRSLAPDFAALKVLSTRGIIATAAAEHPDSGYEFVSRGFFPAVGIDEDPVTGSAHTALAPYWSARFGREELTGFQGGARTGHVRTRLRGDRTLLNGHAVTVIEGDLRV